The Ramlibacter algicola genome segment CACCAGGTGCTCCGTCGCGCCCCTCATGGCTGCGCCTCCTTGCTCGGTCGTGGGTGGAAGCGGCTTTCCTTCGCGAGCGCCTCGAACAGCTCGCGCTCGCGCGCCGTCAGCGTGCGCGGCACGTCGATGTGCACCACGGCGTACAGGTCGCCGCGCGCCGTGGCGGCGCCAAGGCCGCGTCCACGCAGCCGCAGCTTCTGCGCCGAGTGCGCGCCCGCCGGCACCTTCAGCACCACGTCGCCGTCCAGCGTGGGCACGTGGACCTCCGCGCCGAGCGCGGCTTCCCAGGGCGACAGCGCCAGGTCGAAGTACAGGTCCTTGCCTGCGACGCGGTAATGCGGGTCCGGCTGCAGCCGCAGGTGCACGTAGATGTCGCCGGCCTCGCCGCCGTTGCGGCCCTTGCCGCCCTGGCCGCGCAGGCGCAGCTTCTGGCCGTCGGTGACGCCCGGCGGCACCGTGACCTCCAGCGTCTGCGGACCCTCGGGCCGCTGCAGCGCCAGGTGCAAGGTCGTGCCGCGGTGCGCGTCGCGCAGCGGCAGGTCGGCCACGATGTCGTGGTCCTGGCCGCGCCGGGGCACCGCTTGCCGCGGGCCGCCGCGCGCGTGGCGCCCACGGCCGAGCGCATCGAGCAGGTCGGCGAGGTCGATGTCCTCGAACCTGCCGCCGCCCGGGTCGCCGAAGTCGAAGTGGTCGCGCCAGTCACCCGGGGCCGTGAACTCCTCGCCGGCGCGGCGCTGGCCGAGCGCGTCGTACGCGGCGCGCTTCTCCGGGTCCTTGAGCGTCTCGTACGCCTCGGCGATGTCCTTGAAGCGTGCTTCGGCCTCGGACTCCTTCGAGACGTCCGGGTGGTACTTGCGGGCAAGCCGCCGGTAGGCCTTCCTGATCGCGTCCGCGTCGGCGTCGCGCGGGACTTCCAGCGCCGCGTAGTAGTCCTTGTATTTCACGTTGACCGACTCTAGGCACCAGCGGTCACGCCGGCAAGCTCAGCGGATCACCACCCCCCAAGGGCCTTCGCCCACCGGGACGTCCTTCACCTTCTTCAGCGCCTTGGTGTCGATCACGGACACGGTATTCGATCGCCCGTTCGCGACGTACAGTTTCCCGCCATCGGGCGTGAGCGCCATGTTCCACGGACGCTGGCCGACGGCGATGGTGGCCAGCGGCTCCATCGTCTTCGTCTCGAACGCGGTCACGCTGCCGCCGCGCCCGCTCGAGACGTACACCCGGCTGCCGTCCTGGCTGACGACGACGCCATTGGAGAACTCACCCGCTTTCACCGACTGCAGCACGCGCCGCTGCGGCACGTCGATCACGTACAGCATCGAATCGAGCTCGCAGGCGACGTACGCGCGGTGCCCGTCCGGGCTGAAGGCGATGCCCCGCGGCCGGCGGCCGACGGCGATGCTGCCGTCCACCTTGGCTGTCGCCACGTCGACCACGTCGACCTGCGCGCCGTCCTCGGCGCCGACGAACACCCAGCGGCCGTCGGGCGAGAACACGGCGTGCTCCGGGTTCTTGCCGACGGTGCGCACGCGCGTCACCTGCCGCGAGCCGGCATCGACCAGCGCGACGGTGTTCGCTTCCTCCAGCGCGATCGCGATGCGGCTGCCCTCCGCGGCCACGTAGACGCCTTCCGGCGAATCGCCCAGGCGCACCTCGGCGACGCGCTGGCGCGTAGCGATGTCGATGACCTGCAGCGCGCCCGTGGCCTGGTCGCTCACGTACAGCTTGCTGCCGTCGGGCGCCGCGCCGATGCCGCGCGGCTTGCCGCCGACGGCGATCGTCTGCGCGACCTGGTCGGTCTCGGTGTCGATGATGCTGATGCTGCCCGAGCGCTCGTTGGGCACGTAGGCGAATGGCGCCGCCTGCGCGCACGCCGCGACCAGCGCGACCACTGCGACCCACCACTTCATGCGGCGTGCTCCTTCCTGTGCCACAGCATCCGTTGCGCGATGCCGTCGCGGCGCACCAGGTGCCACACCGCCGCCGCGACGTGCAGCGCGACCAGCGCCATCAGCAGCCACGCCGACGCGAGATGCAGCGCAGCCATCGCTTCCTTGCCGGCGGCCCACTCGTGGTTCCAAGCCGGCAGCGTCATGCCGAAGTACTTGATCGGGTAGCGCGTGAACAGCGAGCCGAACAGGCCCGACAGCGGCTGCACCAGCAGGCACATGTAGAGCAACGCATGCACGGTGCGCGAGGCGTGGCGCTGCCAGGGTGCGACGCCGGCCAGCGCCGGCGCGGGATGGCGCGCGCGCCAGGCAAGCCGCGCGAGCACCAGCAGCCCGAGCGTCAGGCCGATCGACTTGTGCAGGTTGAACCAGCCGGCGCGCAGCCCCGGCGGCTCCTTGGGGATGTCGAGCATCCACCAGCCGAGCGCGACTTGCGCGAGCACGCCCAGCGCGACCAGCCAATGCAGGGCAATGGCGGTGCGTGTGTACCGATCGGGCGTGGCGTGCATGGGCGCATCGTAGGTGCGCTCGCGCTTGCCGTGGGGCGCCGCAACGCGACAGTGCACCCACCTCGCTGCTCAGTCCTACGCATTGCGTCGGCCCCCATGTGTAGCTTGCGCCAAAGGGAGCCCGATCCATGGACGATCGCAAGCGCAAGACATCGGAACAGCAGTCATCGCGCGGGATGCATGCCGTCATCCTCGTCTTCGCCACCCTGCAGGGCGCGATGGCGGTGCTGTTCGCGCTGGCCGGCGTCATCCTGCTCGCGTGCGCCGCGGTCACGGGCTGGCAGGCGGTGCAGGAAGGCCTCGATGCCGAAGCGGCGCAAACCGTCATCGAAGCCGTCGGCCTGCTGGCCGCCGCCGTCGTCGCACTGCAGATCGCGCAGACCATCGCCGAGGAGGAAGTGATCCGCGACGTGCACGTGAGCGCCCCGACGCGCGTGCGGCGCTTCCTGTCGCGTTTCCTCGTCGTCGTGGTGGTCGCGTTGGCGATCGAAGGCGTCGTCGCCACCTTCAAGGCCGTGCACGAGGGGCTGGAGAAGCTGCTCTATGCCGGCGCGCTGCTCGCCGGCACCGCGCTCGTGCTCGCCGCGTGGGGCTGGTTCGTGCGGCTCAACGTGCCGGCGGAGCGGCTGGAGCCGGAGGCGATGCGGCAGGCGAAGGAGGAGGACAAGAAGCTGGAGCAGTGAGTCGACCAGGAAGGCTGTCAGTCCGGCGAACGCCGGAAACGTCGATTGCGGGTCAAGCCCGCAATGACAAACGCCTAGCTCCCCTGCCCGATGCGCATCAGCATGCGACACGCCAGGTACACCCGCCGCGGAATCGAATCCAGCTCGATGTATTCATCCCGCGCGTGGTACCCCGCCCCCGGCAGGCCCAGGCTCTCCAGCACCGCCGCATTGCCGGGTTGCTGCGCATAGCCGGCATCGGTGGCACCACCGGTGCCGGGGTACACGCGCAGCGGCTTGTCGCCGAGTTCCGCATACACCTCCTGCGCCACCTTGCCGAGCGCGTCGGTGCGCTCGTTGCGTTCGAACGGCGGGCGGCCGACGGTGAGCGTGATCGTGGACTGCGTGTCGGCGATGTGCTTGCCGGCGGCGACCTTCTGCTCGAGCGCGACGCGCAGCTTCTCGGCCGCGTCCTTGCGCGTCAGGCGCACATCGGCGGTCGCGCGTGCCGACTCGGGAATCTGGTTCGGGATCGTGCCGGTGACCAGCTGCGTCCAATTGAGTTGCGCGCCGGGAATGTCCCTGGCGAGCGTCTCCGTCTGCAGCATCTGCCACGCCGCTTCCGTGAGCGCGTTGCGTCCCGCGTCCGGTGCGGCGCCGGCGTGCGAAGCCTTGCCCTTGACGTCCAGCACGGCCGCGCCCGCGCCGGCGGCGGACAGCAGCACGCCTTCGCCGCCGCCCGGCACGTTGGCCGCGGTCGGTTCGAACGACAGCACCACGTCGTGTTGCCCCGCCAGTTCGACGATCGCCGCGGACGAGCCGAGCGACCCCGACTCCTCGTCGCCATTGAACAGAACTGTGAGCGTCGCGTAGTCCTTCCAGCCGCGCTTGTGCAGGATGTCGACGCTGTGAAGGATGACGGCGATCCCGCCCTTGTCGTCGGCGATGCCGGGGCCGTAGAGACGGTTGCCGTCCTGCTTGAGCGGCTGCGTTTGCAGGATGCCGGTGGGGTACACGGTGTCCATGTGCGCCATCAGCAGGATGCGGCGCTTGCCGGTGCCGGTCCATTGGCCGACGACGACGTCGCTGCCGTTGCCACCCGTCGTGGCGCGACGGTCGACCTTCGCGCCGAGGCCGTCCAGCCGCTTCTGCAGCACGTCGGCGACCTTCGCGATGCCGGCCGGGTCGCGCGTGCCCGATTCGAGGAGCACCAGCTCCTTCACCGTGTCGACGAGCGCGGGTTGCGCGGCCGAGGCGGCGGCGAACAGCGCGTCGTCGCGCGCGGCGACGGCGGCCGTCGAGGCGAATGCAAAGGAGAGGGCGAGGAGAAGCGGGCGAGGCGTCATGCGGGTCAGGCGGGGATCAGGAAGGGCGCCAATCATAGGCCTGCGCTTTACAACTCTTGACAGGCACGACACCCACGCACCACGCGGCCCGTCTAGAGTGGCCAGCGAACGTCCCAACATTCAGACCGTTGACGTTCACTTCGGGGCTCCCGGCATGTGCCTGCCGGGAGCCTTTCTTTTTTCTTTCGGTGCGCTCAACGCCCCTGCAAGGCCGGCGTGTCGGGCGCTTCGACCTGCCAGCGGCTGCGCAACGCGACGTACGCCGCCGCCGTGATGGCACCGAACGCGGCATGGTCCAGCACGGTCGTCACGCCCCGCGCGCCGTCGAACCAGGGAAACGCGAGCGGTGCGACCAGCCAGTAGTCGAGTCCGTACAGCGCCAGGCCCAACAGGACGCCAGCTCCCAGCGCGAACGGCAAGGCGCCGCCGCGCACCACGACGTCCACGATGCGGCCGAAGACCATGGAGAACGCGAAGTGGATCAGCAGCGCGAAGCCCGCGATGGTGAGGTTCACGTCGCCGGTGACCGGCAGGAACTGTTCGCCCAGCAGCATGGCGGAGATGCGTTCCAGCGGCTCCCAGCCGGTGCCGCCGAGCACCGTGGCGGCAAAGGCGAGTTGCGCCAGCAGGTAGGCGCAGCCGCCGACGAGGCCCGCCAGCACGCCGGCGATGGGATGGGTGCGGCGCGCGGGCGCGGCCGGGGTGTCTGTGTGCACGGGTTCTCGCCTCGAATGAATGGGGACAAATGGAAATCGGTGGAAGTCCGAGCCCATCTCTGCCGCACTGGTTCCCCTCGAGGGGCGGTGGCGCGGGAAAACCCTGCGTGCGTCGGGCGTGCCTCGTGCGGAAAAAACTGGCCTGCAGAGCCCCACGCCCTCGCGCGTGCTGTCTATGCTGGTTCGATGCTTGCCGACCCCGGGCTGCAGGACACCAGCGACGAGGATGCGGCGCGCTCGTCGATCTATGGCTTGCTCGCGCGCCTGCTCCTGCGGCCGCAGCAGGTTCCGCTGGGATGGCTTGCATCCGTCGACGTCGGTGGCGACGCGCACGACCCGCTGTCGCTGACGTGGTCGGGCCTGGTGGCTGCCAGCCGCGCCGGTCCGCAGGCGCTGCACGACGCGCACGCCGCCCTGTTCATCGCGCCGGGCACGCCGGCGATCAATCCCTACGCTTCCTGGTACCGCGACGGGGCGCTGATGAACACTTCGCTCGCCGACTTGCGTAGCGACCTGCGCGAGCTCGGCCTGCAACGCGCGAAGGACGCGCGCGAAACGGAAGACCACCTGGGCGCGCTGTGCGAGACCATGCAGCAGCTGATCCTGCGCGGCGAGCCCGTCGAAACCCAGGCGCAGTTCCTGCGGGCACATGTCTTGCCATGGGCAAGCAGGTGCCTCGCCGACATCGCCGAGCATCCGCGCGCGGGCCTGTACGCGGCCGCGGCGGCCTTCGCGACGGCGTTCCTCGCGTCCGAGGACGAGGCACTGGTGCAAGGAGAAACGACCGCATGACTGCACCGTCCCGTCCCACGTCCCGCCGCCAGGTGCTCGGCCGCGTCGCGGGCACCACCGCCGCAGCGGCTGCCGTCTCGGCGCTGCCTGCTGCGGCAGTCCAGCGCGACTCGACGCCCAGGCTCGGCGAGGGCGACGGCCAGCGCCAGCGCGGCTACACCGAGAGCGAGCACGTGCGCCGCTACTACCGCCTCGCGCGGTTCTGAGGGTTCCGTGCCCGTGCTCACGAAGCGGCGCGCGGAGTCTGCCGCGGCGCCGCGGCCGCAGTTCCTGCGCTCGCTGAAAGTGCCCCCGCTGCCAAGCCGGCGCGCGTTCCTGCGCAACGCTGGCCTGGCCGGGGCGGCCGCCGTGCTCGCGCCCGGCAAGGACTCGGTGGTGCAGGCTGCCGACCAGACACAGGCGCCGGCCAAGGTCGTGCGCGAGGTCAAGCACACTGTGTGCAGCCACTGCTCGGTCGGCTGCTCGGTGGAGGCGGTGGTCGAGAACGGCGTGTGGGTGCGCCAGGACACCGCGTTCGATTCGCCGATCAACATGGGCGCGCACTGCGCCAAGGGCGCGTCGGTGCGCGAGCACGGCCACGGCGAGCACCGGCTGCGCTACCCGATGAAGCTGGTCAACGGCGAGTACCAGCGCATCACCTGGGGCCAGGCGATCGAGGAAGTCGGCGGCAGGTTGCTGCAGATGCGCGAGCAGGCGGGCCCGGACTCGATTTTCTGGATCGGGT includes the following:
- a CDS encoding DnaJ C-terminal domain-containing protein; protein product: MKYKDYYAALEVPRDADADAIRKAYRRLARKYHPDVSKESEAEARFKDIAEAYETLKDPEKRAAYDALGQRRAGEEFTAPGDWRDHFDFGDPGGGRFEDIDLADLLDALGRGRHARGGPRQAVPRRGQDHDIVADLPLRDAHRGTTLHLALQRPEGPQTLEVTVPPGVTDGQKLRLRGQGGKGRNGGEAGDIYVHLRLQPDPHYRVAGKDLYFDLALSPWEAALGAEVHVPTLDGDVVLKVPAGAHSAQKLRLRGRGLGAATARGDLYAVVHIDVPRTLTARERELFEALAKESRFHPRPSKEAQP
- a CDS encoding beta-propeller fold lactonase family protein — translated: MKWWVAVVALVAACAQAAPFAYVPNERSGSISIIDTETDQVAQTIAVGGKPRGIGAAPDGSKLYVSDQATGALQVIDIATRQRVAEVRLGDSPEGVYVAAEGSRIAIALEEANTVALVDAGSRQVTRVRTVGKNPEHAVFSPDGRWVFVGAEDGAQVDVVDVATAKVDGSIAVGRRPRGIAFSPDGHRAYVACELDSMLYVIDVPQRRVLQSVKAGEFSNGVVVSQDGSRVYVSSGRGGSVTAFETKTMEPLATIAVGQRPWNMALTPDGGKLYVANGRSNTVSVIDTKALKKVKDVPVGEGPWGVVIR
- a CDS encoding cytochrome b — its product is MHATPDRYTRTAIALHWLVALGVLAQVALGWWMLDIPKEPPGLRAGWFNLHKSIGLTLGLLVLARLAWRARHPAPALAGVAPWQRHASRTVHALLYMCLLVQPLSGLFGSLFTRYPIKYFGMTLPAWNHEWAAGKEAMAALHLASAWLLMALVALHVAAAVWHLVRRDGIAQRMLWHRKEHAA
- a CDS encoding glutamate carboxypeptidase, which gives rise to MTPRPLLLALSFAFASTAAVAARDDALFAAASAAQPALVDTVKELVLLESGTRDPAGIAKVADVLQKRLDGLGAKVDRRATTGGNGSDVVVGQWTGTGKRRILLMAHMDTVYPTGILQTQPLKQDGNRLYGPGIADDKGGIAVILHSVDILHKRGWKDYATLTVLFNGDEESGSLGSSAAIVELAGQHDVVLSFEPTAANVPGGGEGVLLSAAGAGAAVLDVKGKASHAGAAPDAGRNALTEAAWQMLQTETLARDIPGAQLNWTQLVTGTIPNQIPESARATADVRLTRKDAAEKLRVALEQKVAAGKHIADTQSTITLTVGRPPFERNERTDALGKVAQEVYAELGDKPLRVYPGTGGATDAGYAQQPGNAAVLESLGLPGAGYHARDEYIELDSIPRRVYLACRMLMRIGQGS
- a CDS encoding TorD/DmsD family molecular chaperone yields the protein MLADPGLQDTSDEDAARSSIYGLLARLLLRPQQVPLGWLASVDVGGDAHDPLSLTWSGLVAASRAGPQALHDAHAALFIAPGTPAINPYASWYRDGALMNTSLADLRSDLRELGLQRAKDARETEDHLGALCETMQQLILRGEPVETQAQFLRAHVLPWASRCLADIAEHPRAGLYAAAAAFATAFLASEDEALVQGETTA
- a CDS encoding formate dehydrogenase encodes the protein MTAPSRPTSRRQVLGRVAGTTAAAAAVSALPAAAVQRDSTPRLGEGDGQRQRGYTESEHVRRYYRLARF